Below is a genomic region from Raphanus sativus cultivar WK10039 chromosome 4, ASM80110v3, whole genome shotgun sequence.
CTTAAGGAAGCATAGCAACAAGCCATCATCACAGTGAAACACATAAAAGATCTGTATTCGATCAAGTACGCTAACTTGTCTTATAGATGGTTCCCCATTGTCTTTGCTGAGATTGAAGTTCATCAAACAAATCCTCCCCGAGTCCATCATCAGGAACTGCTTCTTTGCTTCTGTTTTTTTACGAGAAAAAGGTCAAAAAAACCTTGAACTTTCAaataaaagccaaaaaaaactCCAACTCATTTTTTAGCCAAAAAATACCTCAATTTTCAAATATTAGTCATTTAAAATCTCATATTTTGTTGACCGAGCCAAATTAAACACTCGGATTAGTCAACTGTTAAAGATGTTAACGTCTGTTAACTCTAGAAATAACgtctttttaaaaactaattaaacatTAATGAAACTACTCTTTTGTTATGTGATTGGTCGTTTAATTCAAGTTTGTGAGTTTTCTAAatgtgatttttgtttgctCTATTTAATTTAAGTTTGTTTTACAGAAGAAAACAAACTTCGACAGAACATGAAGCCAAACAAAACCAATATTATTACCACACTTGTCTAGTTCacataaaaaacaaacacaaagcCGACCAAAATGTATTGTGAAGATCATAATTtcaaagacaaaagaaaaacacaaagcCAAAGTCAAACACGTATACTGTCaagttcacaaaaaaaaatagaaaacataaactTGTCAAGTTCACACTTGTGAGGGAGAGAGTCATTGCGAAGATCCTTGTGCTTGAGAGAATTCTCCCTGGAACAGAAAATCACAGTTGTTAatcataacaaaaaaacaacaaattgGTAAAAAAATACACACGTACCAAATTTTTTCTTGGTCGACCTCTTGGTCTTTTTGGAGCACTCTCAACTTTGTCATTAGGACACGTCACCTTGTTATGACCTTGATCAAGACAATTTGAGCATGTGATGACCCTCCCATCTCGTGTCATCTTGGTCTTCTTGGATGAATTTTCATTAAGGCCTTTCTTCCTATCATAATTACTTGGTCTTCCACGTTTCCCTAGTCTAAATGGTGGTGGCAAAACTCCTAACCGATTCAACCGAGGCCATAACTTCATACCTTGGACTGGCCTGATTCCACGAGAATATGTTTCTCGCCACTTTTGGGCTGTGTAATAGCCAGCAACATAATCTTCTGTCCTAATCTTCTTAGCTGTAATTACACAACTAGCATGTATACAAGGGATTCCAGTGAGCTGCCATTTTATACACCCACATGTCTTGAGATCCATGTCCACACTATAAGCAACCGAATGGTCATCAACTTCATGCACATTTCCACAAGCAAGGTACCTTCTACATTCTTTAGCGTTCTCTTTGTTGAGTTCAATCTCAGCGTGTACCTTCTTAGTAAAGTGTGTCTTCAACCTATTAGCAAGAATAGCTCTCTTTGCATGACGAACCATACTTTGCCTTCTAATATCCTCTAGCATTTCAAGTAATGGTTTTTTCCTTGCTTCCCTAATGGTTTTATTGAAAGACTCACAGAGGTTGTTGAGGTTATCATTGCAAAAAGATCCAACTCTAAAGAATGCTCTGCTCCATGTTCTCGGGTTCTGTAGTTGAAGAGTATCAAACGCACCTTTGTTATATTTCTTCAGTACCTCTAAAGCTTCTTCAAACTCTCCTACGGTGTAGCAACCAGCTATTTTCCAAAACATACGCTCTAACTCAGGATCCTTGCTGTCTCGTTTCCAGTTTGACAGTATGTGTCTTGCACACATTCGATGTTCTGCTTCTGGTAGTTCATTTTTCACAGCATTCACCAAACCCTGCATAAGTCATTAAATAAACATTCagtacatttttataaaaaaaaaagaataaattaaCCTTTCTAACCTTCTGCTTGTCTGAAATAATGGTGAATTTAGAGCCATCTTGTAGTCCCAAATCTTCCTTCAACAATCTCACAAACCACTCCCAGTTTATGTTATTCTCCACTTCTACTACAGCCCAAGCAATTGGAACTATTCTATTGTCACCATCTCTTCCAACAGCAGCCAATAAGTGTCCTTTTATATCCCATTTGAGAAATGCTCCATCTAAACCAATGATGGGCCTACAAGTCTCAATCCATGTCTCTCTTTGAGCTGTAAAACACATATAAAGGCGATCAAATCTCTGCTTGCTCTGTACCACAGGCCCTGGAACAGTCTCTATCTTCATAGTAGAGTATGGATTAGATTTTAGGACCTCAGCTTGGTAATCCCAAATCCGAGAAAAGTGAGCTTCATGGCTGGCCTTCCTTTCTCTATAAAGCTTAGACTTTGCTTTTCCACACTGTTCCTCAGTGACAGTGAGATTatattctctcttaatctcaTTTACCATCTCTGTCCTAGTAAACTTAGGATTTATTCTTAGCCTTTCCTCAAAGAGCGTGGCAATAGAAGAAGTCTTCAACATCTTCGAGTACCCTGACCTAATGCAACAATGCTCATTCACAAATACCTTCACTTGCATCTTATGTCTTCTTCTTTCATATGAACAATAAATTCTCCAAGGACACTTAGACTCTACATCAGAGCATTTTGCACCAAGGGCCTTAGCACAAGACTTATAAAGCCTGATATCATACCTTGATCGAAGAGAATACCTAAGCAAAGCCACTTTAAAATCAGACGCACATCCGTACGTTTTTCCCAAATACAGAAGCTCTTCACAACCAAGTGTATTTGCAGCCTCTTCTCTACGCTCGTACTCTTCTTCATCGTCATCAGATGACAATGGGTCTGGGATTTTATCATCATCCCAAATATCATCACCACTGTCTCCATCACTCACATCACCCTCGTTTCGTGCATCATCTCCAAAGTGGTTGCTTAAATCCTCAACAACCTCCTCTTCGACACCAATACCATTCTGATCAGCCTCATTATCACCTTCCTCATCGCTTTGATTATGTTGCTCATTGGGTTCTTCTCTAGGTACCCTAACCCTTTCCCCTTCTGGTCTCTCAGTACGACGAACCCGAAGTAATCCCATCGTCCTAGCCATCCTCTGCGTCGTCAATGGCTCTGGGTTTAGGAGATTAGATGATTGAGAGATTAgagaattagggttttctttttaatttagagGAACTGGTTTTAGTTTGTCGTgaaaaagaaggagaagagataattaaaaaaatggaaaagatgTAAAACTACGTAGtttcattaattttgaaataatttttaaaacaatgtCGTTTAGCTAATTAACGGAGGTTTATAAGTTTTAACGTTTGACTATTTGGATTTCTAATTTGGCCCAGTCAACAAAATATGAGATTTTAAATGGCcactatttaaaaattaaagtattttttgGCTCAAGTaagaatttaagatttttttggctttaatttgaaagtttgagttttttttggcAGTTTTCTCgtttttttaccaaaaaggaTCCTATTTTTACATAAAACGTTCCACTTTCTGCATGTACACCGCACTGATCTCAGTGATGTCATTGTCATTCTAGAAAATATCTCATCTTCTACCAAATCCTCCGGAAGATCGGAAATTGTCTTCATTGTTCAAAGCTTTAGTTAGGGTTTCGGGATTATGAGAGCTCTCACGTCTTTGCTCTCTGCTCAGCGGGATTTTATCGACATATTGACTCCTCTTAATGGGCCGGCCCAACTAATTATATAAGATTTAGAGATGCCTTGATATGGAAATTAAAGATTGTTCCAAAAGCTCCTAGCACCTTTCTTTGGAGGGTCAAGCTATTGGAACCACTCACTACCATTCTAATTCTCTTTAGATCCAACCTGCCTATTTATTCTTTCGATGTCCTTCTTCTTGGATATACTCTGTGAACTAACTTTGAGGTGCTTCACTGATCCTGATGTGAATGTTGGAAGCCAATTTATGGGACTTTTATCtccttatataataaaatttcgAGACCTTTACATCAAAAAAAACTCCTTCCATTCTGGATTTTAATTCTATGGCATATTTGGAAATTCCGCGATGAACTCCTATTTAGTCATAAGGTTTATAATCCGTATAGGGTGGTATCCTTTGCAAATGTGGAAAAATTCTCAGCACTCTGTTGGTGTAGTTACAAGTCCTTACATCCTACTGCTCCTGTCTTATGGGTAAGGTAGACCTCCTTTAGGTTGGTATAAATGTAATGTTGATGCGGCCTATCCTAGTCGTGTCTCTGCGGGTTGGATTGTTCGGGATCATTACGGAATCTGAACAAGGCATAATAGCCACTGCAGAACGGACACTGTGGTCAAGTGGACTAATACTTTTTAGGTTTGATCTTCAGGATATGCGAAACTAAGTTACATTGTTATGTTCACCTAAATGCGGATATGGATCCATGCTTTATGACCCATTTGAATGTCCTGGAGAAAGAGTCCATTGGCATGTTTACGATTCAACcagttaaaaaaatttacaataaattaataataatgatCAATCCTTTCATGAgcaaattaaaaatagtttgttGATATCCTAGTTTCAGGACAGTTTACAATAGAATAATGTTTGCAAACAAAATGATGAAAAATTGTCTCAGGACAGCTCGTAGGAACAAACCATATTCATATACTACTAATAAGTTTTACAGGTGAGTAGAGGATGAACCTGTATCATAGACTACATATCACGAGAGACATGAACAGTCTGAAAAGAGAGGATACAAACAttcaaaaagacaaaacaaatatttaacgATTTAATCCGAAAGAAAGATGATTGCACATTCTTTCCATTAGAATGGGTTGGTTGAGTTGCAGTAAGCTTGGAAGATATGAAGAGCACAACAGTGGCGGATAATATCTCTTATTCCGAGAAGAACTGTTTTCGAGATAGGGAGCTTCACGGATTCTAACAGATTTGAAGTATCCATCTTGTCCGAAGACGTGAGCAGTTTGGTACACACATTCACTGACCTTTTCTAGAACGAAAACCACAGCAAGTTTTTTCTCCTCGTCAATGAGGAAACTCCCAGAAGGAGGGTCAACCCAAGAGCCAGTGACCACTTTCAAAAACTTTGTCCACGACACAACATGAGGACCAACCTTGTCCGTAACACTAATCTCGATTGTATCACGTGCATTCCAATGTTGATACAACAAAGCCAGCTGCtgctgctcttcttctcttctaaCACAAGAGAAAGACAGGAAATGTAATCCGTCGTCGTAAGAATGAAACGGCGGCAGAGGCAGAAGCGGTCCGAACCTCTCTGTTGTGAAATCAAAACAGAGGAAGGAACCTCTAACACCCGTAAGAAAATAAGCGTTTCCATTCAAAGACACGCACTGTTGACGAGACCTCGACTGCCAGTCTGGACTGAAATCAAGAACCTTCCAAGAGCTCGAGCTGAACTCGTAGCGTTCGATCCCTAAAGCGTACTGGTCTGTAACTGGATGAATCTCAGTGGAGATCCTCAGGATCTTGTAGTTGAAGCTGCTGTCGTGTCCGAAAGCAAACATGTCTGAACTATGGAAACTGTTTCTGGGTTCGATCCACCTCGTTTGACCTAAGTGAGGGTTCCACACCACAAGCCTAGAGTAATCCTTGAGGAAGCATAGCAACAAGCCATCAAACTGAAACACCTTAAAGATCTGGATTTTTTGATCAAGCACGCTTACTTGTTCTACAGATGGGGTGCCATCGTCTTTGCTGAGATCAAAGTTCATCAAACAAATCGTCCTCTTGTCCCTCAACAAGAACTGCTTCTTTGCTGCTTCTTTACCCAAAAAGATCCGATTTTTACATAAAGTGTTCCACTTTTTGCAAGTCGATCTCACTGAGCCCAGAGATTTAATCGGCGCCTTAGAGATTATCTCATCAGCTACCAAATCCTCTGGAAGATCCAAAATTGTCTTCTGCTTCtgcttattcttttttttgaaccaaCAATCCAAAATTGTCTTCATTGCTCTATCTTCGTGGTGATGAAGACGACTTTGGCTGACCCATTTCTCCTAAtgggtatatatataaatgattttttttttgcattcgAATTAGTATTGTTTAtctaatgaataaaatatttaaataagccataaaataaaaaacgaattttattttctttttctattaaaaaaatgactaaaattaaaaataatccaaattctaaaaatatatattaaaataataatttataataaaagttaattttttaaaaaaaacagagaacacataattaattagtaatcaagtaactttttaattttatataattgaaaagaaaatattaaatattttaaagatttatttatatataatgaagtgtaaaaaaatttcaaaaaatataatacgtaaaaatttcaaatgaaacagaaataataatttattaaaaattaataaatagttataatATGTCTATGTTCGTAGGTGCGAGAGGAACACTTAG
It encodes:
- the LOC108808175 gene encoding uncharacterized protein LOC108808175 encodes the protein MARTMGLLRVRRTERPEGERVRVPREEPNEQHNQSDEEGDNEADQNGIGVEEEVVEDLSNHFGDDARNEGDVSDGDSGDDIWDDDKIPDPLSSDDDEEEYERREEAANTLGCEELLYLGKTYGCASDFKVALLRYSLRSRYDIRLYKSCAKALGAKCSDVESKCPWRIYCSYERRRHKMQVKVFVNEHCCIRSGYSKMLKTSSIATLFEERLRINPKFTRTEMVNEIKREYNLTVTEEQCGKAKSKLYRERKASHEAHFSRIWDYQAEVLKSNPYSTMKIETVPGPVVQSKQRFDRLYMCFTAQRETWIETCRPIIGLDGAFLKWDIKGHLLAAVGRDGDNRIVPIAWAVVEVENNINWEWFVRLLKEDLGLQDGSKFTIISDKQKGLVNAVKNELPEAEHRMCARHILSNWKRDSKDPELERMFWKIAGCYTVGEFEEALEVLKKYNKGAFDTLQLQNPRTWSRAFFRVGSFCNDNLNNLCESFNKTIREARKKPLLEMLEDIRRQSMVRHAKRAILANRLKTHFTKKVHAEIELNKENAKECRRYLACGNVHEVDDHSVAYSVDMDLKTCGCIKWQLTGIPCIHASCVITAKKIRTEDYVAGYYTAQKWRETYSRGIRPVQGMKLWPRLNRLGVLPPPFRLGKRGRPSNYDRKKGLNENSSKKTKMTRDGRVITCSNCLDQGHNKVTCPNDKVESAPKRPRGRPRKNLGEFSQAQGSSQ
- the LOC108851582 gene encoding F-box/kelch-repeat protein At3g13680, with product MKTILDCWFKKKNKQKQKTILDLPEDLVADEIISKAPIKSLGSVRSTCKKWNTLCKNRIFLGKEAAKKQFLLRDKRTICLMNFDLSKDDGTPSVEQVSVLDQKIQIFKVFQFDGLLLCFLKDYSRLVVWNPHLGQTRWIEPRNSFHSSDMFAFGHDSSFNYKILRISTEIHPVTDQYALGIERYEFSSSSWKVLDFSPDWQSRSRQQCVSLNGNAYFLTGVRGSFLCFDFTTERFGPLLPLPPFHSYDDGLHFLSFSCVRREEEQQQLALLYQHWNARDTIEISVTDKVGPHVVSWTKFLKVVTGSWVDPPSGSFLIDEEKKLAVVFVLEKVSECVYQTAHVFGQDGYFKSVRIREAPYLENSSSRNKRYYPPLLCSSYLPSLLQLNQPILMERMCNHLSFGLNR